The following are from one region of the Coccinella septempunctata chromosome 7, icCocSept1.1, whole genome shotgun sequence genome:
- the LOC123317196 gene encoding acid-sensing ion channel 4-A: MVFVDFNTCFTDPKQFIRLIILVTCVCVTIYELEICIRKLVHPPVTTLNMLKLNETMKYPAITICRKPAYKTQLFLKYGMRRRTELSNKGAFSKFKFDEYTLDDFMNASTYSVDETLQFYGYNSIVGSKNMNVTSDLYLKLGNCHTFSTTNVSSKFSLEGGMVFYLGSYAVTRNLNKNSKDYVFAQDFSEGYNVFIHDTSEFITDQSEQMETYSQFIFIEPGESIYLNIEVKEFHMVDHTDEPCVSIRNYSQSRCLEECMHDKLMREYSCSLPWMKGRLIYPSCNNSEIIDEMNNMLNSKRKEFSEDCICSKPCHLYLYLPKVMQRKTANTSPFSLLYLSYTSNIVTTVVQVVSYDWSAFIADLGGSLGLFLGLSVIGLIEVIEMFLRLIFRKRRQKIREEERIASLRDLRMVGRLLEYLLAYRNRPNGEVVLRNCQNQKY, translated from the exons ATGGTTTTTGTGGATTTCAATACTTGCTTCACAGATCCAAAGCAGTTCATTAGGTTGATCATACTGGTTACCTGTGTTTGTGTTACTATTTATGAG CTCGAAATTTGTATAAGAAAATTGGTCCATCCACCAGTAACAACGTTAAACATGCTCAAACTCAATGAAACAATGAAATATCCAGCAATAACTATTTGTAGAAAACCTGCATATAAGACGCAACTTTTCCTT AAATATGGAATGAGAAGAAGAACTGAATTGAGTAACAAAGGAGCCTTCTCTAAATTCAAATTCGATGAATATACTTTAGATGATTTCATGAATGCCTCCACTTACTCTGTCGATGAAACTCTGCAATTTTACGGATACAACTCAATCGTTGGGAGTAAAA ATATGAACGTAACTTCTGATTTGTATCTGAAATTGGGGAACTGCCACACCTTCAGTACAACAAACGTGTCTTCTAAATTTTCCCTGGAAGGTGGTATGGTGTTCTACTTGGGAAGTTACGCAGTTACGAgaaatttgaacaaaaattcgaaGGACTATGTATTTGCTCAAGATTTTTCCGAAGGATATAATGTTTTCATACATGATACATCAGAATTTATCACAG ATCAATCGGAGCAGATGGAAACCTACTCGCAATTCATTTTCATCGAACCTGGAGAGTCAATCTATTTAAATATAGAAGTGAAGGAATTCCACATGGTAGATCATACCGATGAACCATGTGTGTCTATCAGGAATTACAGCCAATCTCGA TGTTTGGAAGAATGCATGCACGATAAGCTGATGAGAGAGTACTCATGTTCGTTACCTTGGATGAAGGGCAGGTTGATTTACCCATCCTGCAATAACTCTGAGATTattgatgaaatgaataatatgcTCAATAG caaaagaaaggaattttctgaagattGCATCTGCTCGAAACCCTGCCATCTTTATCTGTACCTTCCCAAAGTAATGCAAAGAAAAACAGCCAATACATCACCTTTCTCGCTTCTCTACCTCAGCTATACCTCGAACATTGTTACCACGGTTGTGCAAGTGGTGAGCTACGATTGGAGTGCCTTCattgctgatcttggtggatcTCTTGGCTTGTTCCTTGGCCTGTCCGTCATAGGACTGATCGAGGTGATCGAGATGTTCCTGAGACTCATATTTCGTAAGAGAAGGCAGAAGATAAGGGAAGAGGAGCGCATTGCTTCGTTGAGGGATCTGCGAATGGTGGGAAGACTTCTGGAGTACCTTCTTGCCTACAGAAACCGGCCAAATGGTGAAGTAGTTTTGAGGAATtgtcaaaatcagaaatatTGA
- the LOC123317195 gene encoding protein yellow, whose product MGPFLVLLGLMCLQASADLDVKFQWNQLDFEFPSENHKKFAVEHEDFIQENNLPLGLEVYENKLFITVPRWKSGVAASLAYVDITDSRRSPKLRPYPNWPAHNIRGNSVPEIVSPFRIKADQCDRLWVLDTGNADLLGDTKILAPPRITVYNLKNDSLIRQYVIPKDQLKEDSFLANIVVEVVNCEDSFAYIGDLGKGALIVYSWKNNTSWKITHNYFSIDPSAGDLNVSGIALNWNDAIFGLALTPPNDNGFSTLYFHPLVSLNEFSVSTEILRDPELARNSYHNFTNLGSRGPRGQSTASFYHSKTGVLFYGLINLNAIDCWSTTKPYTKEYQGRIYQNDVTMVFPNDVKVDQNDNLWVLSDRLPTFMYRKLDPLDVNFRILTAPVSEAIKGSVCETERSIVMDRFKPNAVEKNVETTTQNDLPGSSSTFHMSLILLFITLVLSIGV is encoded by the exons ATGGGGCCTTTCTTGGTTTTACTTGGCCTTATGTGCCTTCAAGCTTCCGCAGATCTGGACGTGAAGTTCCAGTGGAATCAACTGGACTTCGAATTCCCTTCGGAAAATCACAAGAAATTTGCCGTGGAGCATGAGGATTTCATACAAGAAAACAATCTACCGTTGGGCTTGGAAGtgtatgaaaataaattattcatcACTGTGCCAAGATGGAAATCGGGGGTGGCTGCGTCCTTGGCATACGTAGATATAACAG ATTCCAGAAGATCACCTAAATTGCGCCCCTATCCAAACTGGCCAGCCCACAACATCAGAGGTAATTCCGTCCCGGAAATAGTTTCACCCTTCAGAATAAAGGCGGATCAATGCGACAGACTCTGGGTACTGGACACAGGAAACGCAGACCTTCTGGGAGACACCAAAATCCTGGCACCACCAAGGATAACCGTCTACAACCTCAAGAATGACTCTCTGATCAGACAGTACGTGATTCCTAAGGACCAACTGAAAGAAGACAGCTTTCTTGCAAACATAGTTGTTGAAGTGGTTAATTGCGAAGATTCTTTCGCTTACATTGGTGATCTTGGTAAAGGAGCCCTGATTGTttactcctggaaaaacaacacCTCTTGGAAGATAACCCATAACTACTTCAGTATCGATCCTTCGGCTGGGGATTTGAACGTATCTGGTATTGCTTTGAACTGGAATGATGCCATTTTTGGTCTAGCTCTCACGCCACCAAACGATAACGGATTTAGTACCCTCTACTTCCACCCTCTGGTCAGTCTAAATGAATTTTCCGTGAGCACCGAGATCCTTCGTGATCCAGAATTAGCAAGGAACAGTTACCACAACTTCACAAACCTAGGTAGTAGAGGACCAAGAGGGCAGAGCACCGCTTCATTCTACCACTCGAAAACTGGTGTTCTCTTCTACGGTTTGATCAACTTGAATGCCATCGATTGTTGGAGTACAACCAAGCCATACACCAAGGAATATCAAGGAAGGATATACCAAAATGATGTCACGATGGTCTTCCCTAACGATGTTAAGGTGGACCAGAACGATAACTTGTGGGTTCTTTCGGATAGACTACCAACATTTATGTACAGAAAGTTGGATCCTCTTGATGTCAATTTCAGAATCCTCACAGCACCAGTTTCAGAGGCCATCAAAGGATCAGTTTGCGAAACTGAAAGATCTATCGTTATGGATAGGTTCAAACCAAATGCCGTTGAGAAAAACGTTGAAACTACAACACAAAATGACCTCCCAGGTTCTTCGTCAACTTTCCATATGTCCCTTATATTGTTATTTATAACCCTAGTGTTATCGATTGGGGTGTAG